TACTTTACTATCTACTACTCTACGAGGATGTGCGGTTGAGCAGTATGCCCCAAATAATAGCCAGTGGTCGGCAGGTTAAAAGCTACAACAACGAGTTTATGTCCGAGCTGCCTATAAAGTATCTGTTACAACAGGCGCAGAGAAATCAGCATGAATACAGCGCTCTGTTTAGCCCACTGTTGCGTCTTTTGGTGACGCACTTTCCTCATCTTTCGCTGGTGGACGATTGGATTGATGAAGAGTCGATCGCGTTCAACGATAGTTCTACTGCTTCCAGCATCAACGAGCTTACGATCATTGAAGCGTTCGAAGAGATCGAGCTGAACCCAGCGCGTGTTATCAAACTGTTGCGCAGAATGATGCGAAAGTCACCTACAGCGCTATGGCCGCTGGCTCCAACCTTTATTCGATATTTTAAGCATACGCTTAACCATACGGTGCCATTGCTTCTACAAGAACTGTATCGGCAGGTTTGGATGCGGTTAAACACGATCTTCCCCCGACGGTTGTGGGTCATGTCGATCAATGCTCTGATGCCTGCGGacaaagtaacaaaaaatttTACAATTACCCAGGAGAAGATTTTGTTCGATCCGCTGCAGGTACTGCGATGCGACAAACGAGTCTTCCGCTGTTCCAGTGCTCTTACGATTGTGTTGCGTATCTTGCAAGCGATACTGGCCGCTTCCAGAAGTCAACTATCGCGCCACATGCTCGACAAACCATTGATCGACATTGGAAATCAAGTCAAAACTGACAACGATCGCGAGGAGCTGAAATTGGCACTGATCGCTACACAGGAAAGCGTTGGGGTGCAGATTATCTTGGAGGCGTGTCTCGAGAATGAAACAGATTGCTCAGAACCGGGACGGCTGTGGGCACTCAGAGAGGTTCGCGGGGTAATTTGCTCGTACATCCATCAGATGTTTATCGCGGAACCGTCGTTGGCAAAGCTGGTCCACTTTCAAGGATATCCTCGCGAGCTGCTAGCGATAACCGTGCGAGGCATTCCGTCGATGCACATTTGCTTGGATTTTATACCGGAACTTCTAAGCATGgcggaaatggaaaagcaAATATTCGCGATAGACCTTGCGTCACACCTTTCGCTGCAGTATTCACTGCCAAAATCGCTTAGCATAGCGAAGCTATGCATTAACACGCTCATGACGCTGCTAGGCGGTAAGTTTAAACCTTCCGGTATGGTACAAAGCACCGTTTGACTGTAATATGATTTCCTTTTCTCCTTCACAGTGCTTTCTGGGGATACTCGCACTGAAATGTGCCGTGCCTCGCTACCTTGTATCGTACGCTTTGCCGAAGCATTTCCTCCATTACTGGACGAGTGCATACTGTATCTGTTACATCTCGGACGTATAGTACAATCCCAAGCTGCCCTTGGTCGTTCCACATCACTTCCATCGCTGTACGTCGGGCAGGATTGCAAGCGGCGATCACAGAGCGGACAGCTGCAGCATGCTGAAAGCTTGGTTGATGAGGTGCGGGAGACGTTTGCCAAGCTTTTGGATGCGGCCGTACTAAGTCCAAAGATATATTCACACTCGGAAACGGACAGTGGGAATTAGAGACGGGAAAGTGTTGTAGATTACTGTAAATTAGGAAGAGCAGGAGCCACGATTTTAACAACCGATCGGACCTATATTGAAAAACAGCCTTATTCCGTAAAGTGCGATTTTACTGACAAAGATTATCCGAGAAGATTGATCGCTCGGGGAGCGGATTTCTTTTGCAAAAGCGATACTATAGACCTGGCTACTATGGATCTGGTTGAAATAACAGTGTTTATGTATGAAACTAATAGCATGAATTTTTAATCCGTTTTAATTGCGTTTCCGTTTTGGGGTTTTCCTTTGAACTTCCTTATCTTACTTTCGTGCCACATATTTGCATTGCGTGCTTTAGTAAATTCATTTGCAAGTAGATTAGATTTTTCCACTACAGTGCCATCCTGTTTCTTCTTGTACTGATACTGAATAGATCGTTTCCGTGGACCCTTCCATTGCTGCACTTCCTTCGGGAATGCACTCGGATCGGAAATGCAAGAAGCGATTCTATCTGCAACAGCTACGTCCGATTCACAGTCAAACATTCTTCGTTTAATTGCTTTCGGCTTTACATTCGGAGGCTGTTGTTCTAGATCCTCATTTAAATCAATTACTTCAGTGAAACCTGTTAAAAGCCGCACTCCGGTGTCATCGGTTGAGCTATCCAGCCGAGTAGAGGATTGAACATTTTCGGAATCATTAAATTGTACAACTGAGCCGATCAGTTTGGATAACTTTGCGGCAATATGATTTTGTACGGCAGTCGTCACGTTGAGGTCGCTATGGAAGATTGACTCCTCTTCCAACAAGTAACGATTTGATTTGGGAAGGGGTTGTTTCACATCGGCTGCAATGTAAAATTGTTTACAGATGTTTATAATATCGTAAGAAAAAATCACATTCAGCACTATCATGTTTACCACATAGAACAGGAGCTGTGTCTTGCACTACTGGTGGTGTATTGTAAAGCTTTTCACAAAGAAATGAAGAGTCTACCGCTGCCAGCAAttgattatttgtttcatCCTCACTACTATCGGAATCAGACATGGTTggacaaaataaaactatctGCGTGAATCAGTGGAGCCGGTAAATTGTGGAAGCGTGCTGTAgcggaaaaataaacacaacattCCTCCGCGGAGAGCGATGACAGATGATTCCAAGATAAACACACCGCTCCATTCGTTCATAACATCAAATGAAAAGCGTTTGAAAATGCTATTTTACCATGATTATTGATTCTAAACCATTGTAATTATGCagtttattttccaatttatttaaaaattagtatcatatacaataaaataaatattttggaTTGGCATTTCGCATCGTCGCATCTCTGCTACATGGACCTTGGTCGATGTTTAGTTGGCAACTTTTGTTTGAGTGAAAAAAGTGCTTTCTCCGATAACAGTTGTGCGCGGAACTTGTCTCTGTTAAGTTTGTGATTAATTCTATGCCAAGGGCTTCCGTGGGTTgctaattaaatgaaaaaatgctTTCTTCTGGATCGGCCGCGATCGGTGTGAGTGCTTTGGCCTCGACTGCGTACGGAAATGAGCGTACCGAAGTGGCAGAATATGCGAACGAGGGTGGCTTCTTTCATGCCGATTACAAAAAGTAAGTAGCGTATGTTTTGGGGTTGTTTATCAAGATCTCACTTTTACCACTGCTCTACACCCATCTAGACATGATGACTTGAAGCAAATGTTGGACAGTAATAAAGACAGCCTAAAGCTGGAAGCAATGAAGCGCATCATCGGCATGATAGCGAAGGGCCGGGATGCCTCCGACCTGTTTCCGGCCGTCGTGAAGAACGTGGTCTCGAAGAACATCGAAGTGAAGAAGCTGGTGTACGTGTATCTAGTGCGGTACGCTGAAGAACAGCAGGATCTTGCACTGCTCTCAATTTCCACCTTCCAGCGAGCACTGAAAGACCCAAACCAGCTGATACGGGCCAGTGCACTGCGAGTGCTTTCCAGCATTCGCGTGTCAATGATTGTTCCGATCGTGATGCTGGCGATACGGGATTCAGCATCCGATATGAGCCCGTACGTGCGAAAGACTGCGGCCCATGCTATTCCAAAGCTTTACCATCTGGATCCGGAACAGAAGGATGAGCTGATAGTAGTGATCGAGAAGCTGTTAGCCGATCGTACGACACTGGTGGTGGGATCGGCAGTAATGGCGTTTGAGGAGGTGTGCCCGGAACTGACCGAGTTGATACACAAAAATTATCGCAAATTGTGTAACCTGCTGGCGGATGTGGATGAGTGGGGTCAGGTGCTTATCATAAACATGTTGACGCGGTACGCACGAACCCAATTCTTGGATCCTAATGCAGATGTAAGTAAAACTTCTCTGCTACTCAATGCTTATGTctaatttttgtaattttatagGATGATTATGACTACCAGGAAGCAGAAAACAAGCCGTTCTATGAGGACGAATCCGATTCCGATGCGTCCGACAAAAGAAGAAAGGATAGTTCGGTTGCTTCACCGCGTAAAACCTATACCTTAGATATAGACCATCGAATGTTGCTGCGGCAAACGAAGCCACTGCTGCAAAGTCGCAATGCGTCTGTTGTTATGGCCGTCGCCCAGCTGTACCACCATGTAGCACCACGCAACGAGGTGGAAATTGTGGCGAAAGCTTTGATTCGATTGCTGCGCAGCTACAAAGAGGTGCAAAGCATCGTGCTTACCTGCATTGCTTCCATGTCGATCGAACGGAAATCTATCTTTGAACCGTTCATCAAATCGTTCTTCGTACGTACAAGCGATCAAACGCATATTAAGCTGCTGAAGCTCGAAATTCTGACGAATCTAGCAACGGGCACTAACATTTCGGTGATTCTACGTGAGTTCCAAACGTACATCAGCAGTAACGATAAGGAGTTTGTGGCTTCGACGATTCAGGCCATTGGACGGTGTGCAGTTTCGATTTCTGAGGTTACGGAAACATGCCTGTCCGGCTTGGTGCATCTGTTATCGAACAAAGATGGTAAGTGATAAATCACTTCCCATAAACGAATTGAAGTAGATTTATTCCGGTAacctcttttttgtttgtagagTACGTTGTAGCGGAAAGTGTGGTCGTGATCAAGAAGTTGCTGCAaacgaaaaaggaagaacattTCGAAATTATTTCCCAAATGGCAAAGCTGCTTGACTTCATTCAGGTACCGGCTGCACGGGCTTCAATACTGTGGCTGATCGGCGAGTACAATGAAAAGGTACCGAAGATCGCACCCGATGTGTTGCGCAAAGCAGTGAAAAGCTTCATCGACGAGGAGGATATTGTGAAGCTACAGGTGCTGAATCTGGCTGTGAAGCTACACATCACCAACCCGAAACAGACGACCCTGCTCTGTCAGCATCTGCACAATCTCGCTCGTTATGATCCTAACTACGATATTCGTGATCGTGCCCGGTTCCTTAAGCCGTTTCTACTAGCCTCTCCGGACGGTGCAGATGCTGCTGAATCGATTTTGGTGGCTAAAGCTAGAAAAATCTTTCTATCCGAGAAACCGGCCCCTACACTGGAGAGTATGTATCATGGCAGACGTCAGTATCAGCTAGGGTCACTTTCGCACTACCTCAACATGCCTACGAACGGCTATCAAGATTTGCCCTCATGGCCAACGGAAGCACCGGACAGCTCGGTAAGGAACGTTGAACCACCGGCACCGATGGGAGATTATCTAGGCCGATCGACAAACGATCGTACGGGTAGTGGAAATTCTGCCGCTGAAGGTGATCGTCGTAAGAAGAAAACCAAATCATTCTACTCCGGTTCGGAGGACGGTACCAGATCGAGCACCACGGAAGGTGCTTCAACACCATCcgaatcgtcatcatcgtcgggTTCCGGTTCTGGTTCGGGATCATCGTCTTCGTCCGGTTCGTCGAGTTCGGGAAGTGAAACGAGTGGCAGCgatagtggtagtagtagcagcgGTAGCGAAATTAGTAGCAGTGGTAGTGAAGATAGTGATTCCGCCGCATCTAGCGACAATGAAGAGCGTAAACCCCAGAAGGGTGACGCTATTGCACGCAACACAGCAGTAAAAACTAACCGTCGAAAGGATGATCGACCGATCAAGAATGCTTACAACGAGGTGGATGGTACGAGCCGATCAAAGAAGGAAAGCTCGGCCGAGGACAGTGGCAGTGACACCAGCGGTAGCTATGAATCGTCTTCATCAGCCGGGAAGAAAAAACCGTCCTCCAATCGAGCGCAAGTCAAAAAGCAAGCCAAATCGCGACCAGAAGGGAAAAAGAATCCATCCGATGGTCCCGGTAAAAGCAATTTAGATCTTTTGCTCGATCTCGACGACATTCCCCCGATCGGGCCCGTGATGACGCCTTCGTTGGGTGGCTTCCTGACACCGATGACGGCATCGAACGCGAGCGCCGGAGATTTGGCTGCCGGTATAGAGCTGGTCGGTCCAAGCTATATTCCGATGAAAAAACACGAGCTGTTGAACAAGGTGAACGGATTCGGGCTGGGAATTGAGTATCGCTTTGTGCGGTCGCCCCATCTGTACTCATCACGCATGGTTTCGGTGGAGCTAACGTTCACCAATCATGGCAACGTCGAGCTGCTCGATATTGAGATGGGCAAGAAACCCAATCTTCCCGCTGGGATGGCTGTGAATGATTTTGCTCCCATTGGTCGAATCAACCCGGGACAGACCGTTTCCGGTATGCTAGGTGTTGATTTCAACGATTCAACACAACCCGTACGGGTAGACATTTGTTCTGCAAGTGGATCAAGCACGGTCACGTTGAAGGCCCCGGTCGGTGAGATGGTACGATCGGTTGCCATCGGAGAGAGTACGTTCGATAGTGAACGTGCGAAGCTACGCGGTATGACGGAGCATTCCTGTACGCTACAGTTAAGCGATACACTTTCGCCGGACGATAAGAGTCTGCACCGAGCGGTGTTCGAAGCGAGCAATGTGGCGAGTGTGGTGACCGCGGATCCGAAAGTTCCGAATGGTCTACGATTCCTGTTCGCGGGGCAAACGATGAGCTCCAAAAGTTTGGTACTGGTGGTGCTAGAAAAGGTCAATACGGCCGACACTGATAACTCATTTGCGCTAACCGTAAACTGTGAAAAGCTAGTGGTAGGTTCGATGCTGTTGAACGAGCTGAAGGCGGTGCTGAAAAAGTAGAATCGAAGCGAAGTAGCGTCGTCCTGTCACGAGACTATTTAACAGTGAAATTATTATGTACTAATCgtattataattttatgcaATCTTCAACTGTCCTCACGTTGTGGAAATTTAATTATCTAAATAAAGAACAAATCGTTAAAGATAGTTTGAATTTTCTTGTTCGCTGAATATCTCAAGGTTGCTGCTGGACCATCAAGTATCTACCCACCTTGTGCGGCTTTGTCGGGCGAAAAGCGACATTTCGCTTGAATGTTTgacatttcgtttgtttcgcgGTGCAATCGGCacatttgtttataaatttgtGAAGCAATAGCTAAAACCGAAAACTCCGATAAAATTGTATTAGTTTCTTAAGTCTTACCGCAAGAGTACCGACTGTAGAAACAACTACACTTCATAGGAGTTTCCGTTGTTTCACCATCATACCGATTCCGCAGTTAAACGCGTGTAAATAAACCTCTAGCAAGTGCACAAACATGGCCGGCTTAGAGTCGATGATAGTGGAAGAAAAGCAGCAACCGATGAAAATTGTTGATCGGGAAAAGGTACGTACTTACCAGGGAGTCGTTTGATAAACGGTGTCGTAGACCATTAGATGGAATTGATTCGATTAACACTCTTGCTTGCCAGACATGCCCACTGTTGCTGCGCGTGTTTTGCTCGACCGGACGCCACCATTCGACCAACGAGTACTCCTACGGCAATGTGCCTTCGAACGAGCTGCAGATCTACACCTGGATGGATGCAACATTGCGGGAACTGACGACGCTGGTGCGGGATGTAAATCCCGAAACACGCCGTAAGGGTACGTACTTCGATTTTGCGGTTGTTTATCCGGATCGTGGGTCTACGTACCGAATGCGCGAGATTGGCGTTACCTGTTCCGGTCAGAAAGGGGCTGATGATTCAAAAACGTTAGCACAAGCCAAATTTACGATCGGCGATTTCATGGACATTAACATTACACCACCAAATCGAATTCCACCTCCACGCCGGCAGCGACCATATTGAGTGGTACGAAAGTAAATACCGTACCCGGGAACGTACGATAAGCGCTTTTTTCTCATAGAACTTAGCGACCAGATAACCAAATCTGCCATCATCCAGCGATTTGCACTGAGATGTCTTTTTACACgactagaaaaaaaaggaagaattgGCGCGGATTTTAGATTTTAAGTGTTTAATTTTCCATCGCACACATCAAAATGCCGGTACGGAAAACTTTATTTCTTGTCTCATCTTCAGAGTTAAGtgtgtggcgtgtgtgtgtgtgtgtttttttccattaattAAAACTTAGAACGAAACGAGCCGTATGTAAGAAAGTATCACCGTTAAAGTGATAAACGCGCGCGTGCTTGCAATAAATACAATCTTTCCTACATTCGAAGTTTTCTTTCGCCCATTATTATTCAGCTCGTTTGTAATAGTAAAAGAAAGCGATTGTTGAGGTGGTGGTGAATGATCAACCTTAAAAACCTAGTTACGGTAGTACTGTGGTTGCTGCGATTGTTGCTGTCCGCTCGGTCGCTTGGACTGCTTTTTGCCCATATTGTTCAGATCGAGCCGTACGCCGTTCGGTAGGACGGCTTTGTTTTCCTGATAATCCACCTCCAGGTTGTCCTCGTCATCCTCATCCCGCTGGTTCGGATCGCACTGGATGCCAGTTTCGTAGTTGTATTCACGCTTCTCACCCTCGGGATCGACGTAACCGTAGCGACCGCTAAAAATGGAACGGAATGGAACGTTTAATTAGTAATTAATTAGTATACGCACGAATGTGAACGCAACCAACTCTACTTACCGGGTGACGCAATCGATGCCGATCGTTTCCTCCTTGAACGAACCGTCGTCATTCTCGAAGCCCCACGTAATCGAACCGTCTTCGTGCTCTTCGCGCCACTTGCGCAGAATCTGCGCTACCGGTTTCCGCTTGCGTTCCTGGTCCTGGGGCGAATGTTGGCGGGCCGGTTGCTGCGGTGCTGGTCGCCGATCCTCATCCTGGAAGTGTTGTTGCTGGCGGAAggactgttgctgctgctgctgcggtgcgGCAATCGGTGCCGGACGGGCGAGCTGCTGTGGCGCCGGTCGGTACTGCTTCGGGGCGGGCTGGGGCTGTGGGCGTTCGACCGGGAAACGCTGCGGTTCCTTGTCGGTCGAGAAGAACCGTTCCGGGATCTGGGCGCGCGGTATCGGTGCTGGCCGGTTTTCCTGTGCATTGAAGCGAGAGAGAACATTTTGCTGTAGTTCGCGATCGCGCTCGGCCGACTGCTCGTCCGCGGGGATCGGATACTGCAGGGCCGGGGAGGCGGCGGGGGACGGTGGAGCCGGTGCCGGGGACGGAAGGACCGCCGGCGAGGGATGGTGGTGGGGTTGGAGCTGCGGAATGAAGGCGGGCCGGAAGTCGTCCTCCGGTTCCTCGGTGACGGGCTTATGCTCGACCGTGCTGAGATCGTGGAATTTGGGGGAGGCGGACggtagttggtggtggtggatggcGTTCGGGGCGGCGATGCGCACCGCACCCGGACGTCGCACGCGTATTACTTGCGGTGACTGCTGCGGCAGTAGGCGCTCCTCGCGGATCGGTGGCAGTGGGATGGCGCCGGGGATGTTCAGCCTCGGTGGGGCCGGACCGTACTGGGCTGTCGCTAGGGTAATGAGTCCCGCCAGGGGAAGCTACCGGAGAGGGGCGGGAAAAACGGGAGAAGCGTGTGTTGGAACGAGcgaacaacatcaacaacaacaacgcgtaattaattttaatggcCAAGGAAATGGGAATTGTAATACGAGTGCGGAAATTATACGCAAAACCGATCAATTGGTAATTAAGTACAGTGAAACATGGCGCAAATTAAGCTGAACGATTGTCATCGGAGAAAGTGCATTCACCATCGGCTGCGACAACGTGTGTACACCCCAgtagcagtggaggatcaatccgcttggaggcccagggcggaattataaatgtaACAAGGGgcattacaaacattttttggggcctccaacacggcgtggccctaggcgaccatcTACTCCGTCTAACGTTTGATCtgccgttgatcccttttctcaactcaaccacgaatccgaagattaaataaactttaatgttaatatcacatatcacgtatatcagcagattgactcgtGGTAttgtttgcctcccacattgCCACACGGTTATTCTttttcttgatgacaatctttgttgggggacaacagagagcaaaatggaaagaattaatcaccgtaaGTATTCAATGTCCAGCTTACAAGAGCTAGAGGAGCACACGGtcatctcagtcgtcattgcatattattttgaagcgcttttcctttcgtcgaagtctccgcgcaagcgcgatcggacacgccagaatcgaccggttttgtgatttctgacaccaagagagcatccacgaaaggagataacatcaatctgatccgcacaaggatccgccatgtttgtacataacatattgatatcgcatactcacgttatcattcgctttgagggtattgatcaatcatcagaatgagagatcttctgctattggctattagttacacatactatcaaacaacgGCACTCTCCGGAGAGCGATcggtagagtaaatagctcaggtactgcggggagaatcctccgtctcctttcatccatccagtgcctacagtgcgtctcataACTGTGCAGCAgttcagttttttaattattagcagtaggaaatgtgcagtcccactatttccgaagacattatgtattgtttattgttcggttatttcgcaataattatatctcttgtcgtcatggagtttccgggggtttagaaggattccatacataaatatatgatttcaatactccttattgttatttccataaaaataaacttggatGGAGTCATATTAAGGTGCTAGcacatttggacgaacggaaagagaggaaagatcagtcgacggatcaagcgctatgatcactagagggaagggtacagctatatgaaatgctaccacgtggtacggaaatttgtgctacctcttcgttgatcatgctctcttggt
The Anopheles moucheti chromosome 2, idAnoMoucSN_F20_07, whole genome shotgun sequence genome window above contains:
- the LOC128309072 gene encoding uncharacterized protein LOC128309072; translation: MSDSDSSEDETNNQLLAAVDSSFLCEKLYNTPPVVQDTAPVLCADVKQPLPKSNRYLLEEESIFHSDLNVTTAVQNHIAAKLSKLIGSVVQFNDSENVQSSTRLDSSTDDTGVRLLTGFTEVIDLNEDLEQQPPNVKPKAIKRRMFDCESDVAVADRIASCISDPSAFPKEVQQWKGPRKRSIQYQYKKKQDGTVVEKSNLLANEFTKARNANMWHESKIRKFKGKPQNGNAIKTD
- the LOC128310775 gene encoding histone deacetylase complex subunit SAP18 translates to MAGLESMIVEEKQQPMKIVDREKTCPLLLRVFCSTGRHHSTNEYSYGNVPSNELQIYTWMDATLRELTTLVRDVNPETRRKGTYFDFAVVYPDRGSTYRMREIGVTCSGQKGADDSKTLAQAKFTIGDFMDINITPPNRIPPPRRQRPY
- the LOC128310774 gene encoding uncharacterized protein LOC128310774 encodes the protein MKHMLALLPLAGLITLATAQYGPAPPRLNIPGAIPLPPIREERLLPQQSPQVIRVRRPGAVRIAAPNAIHHHQLPSASPKFHDLSTVEHKPVTEEPEDDFRPAFIPQLQPHHHPSPAVLPSPAPAPPSPAASPALQYPIPADEQSAERDRELQQNVLSRFNAQENRPAPIPRAQIPERFFSTDKEPQRFPVERPQPQPAPKQYRPAPQQLARPAPIAAPQQQQQQSFRQQQHFQDEDRRPAPQQPARQHSPQDQERKRKPVAQILRKWREEHEDGSITWGFENDDGSFKEETIGIDCVTRGRYGYVDPEGEKREYNYETGIQCDPNQRDEDDEDNLEVDYQENKAVLPNGVRLDLNNMGKKQSKRPSGQQQSQQPQYYRN
- the LOC128309831 gene encoding AP-3 complex subunit beta-2, which encodes MLSSGSAAIGVSALASTAYGNERTEVAEYANEGGFFHADYKKHDDLKQMLDSNKDSLKLEAMKRIIGMIAKGRDASDLFPAVVKNVVSKNIEVKKLVYVYLVRYAEEQQDLALLSISTFQRALKDPNQLIRASALRVLSSIRVSMIVPIVMLAIRDSASDMSPYVRKTAAHAIPKLYHLDPEQKDELIVVIEKLLADRTTLVVGSAVMAFEEVCPELTELIHKNYRKLCNLLADVDEWGQVLIINMLTRYARTQFLDPNADDDYDYQEAENKPFYEDESDSDASDKRRKDSSVASPRKTYTLDIDHRMLLRQTKPLLQSRNASVVMAVAQLYHHVAPRNEVEIVAKALIRLLRSYKEVQSIVLTCIASMSIERKSIFEPFIKSFFVRTSDQTHIKLLKLEILTNLATGTNISVILREFQTYISSNDKEFVASTIQAIGRCAVSISEVTETCLSGLVHLLSNKDEYVVAESVVVIKKLLQTKKEEHFEIISQMAKLLDFIQVPAARASILWLIGEYNEKVPKIAPDVLRKAVKSFIDEEDIVKLQVLNLAVKLHITNPKQTTLLCQHLHNLARYDPNYDIRDRARFLKPFLLASPDGADAAESILVAKARKIFLSEKPAPTLESMYHGRRQYQLGSLSHYLNMPTNGYQDLPSWPTEAPDSSVRNVEPPAPMGDYLGRSTNDRTGSGNSAAEGDRRKKKTKSFYSGSEDGTRSSTTEGASTPSESSSSSGSGSGSGSSSSSGSSSSGSETSGSDSGSSSSGSEISSSGSEDSDSAASSDNEERKPQKGDAIARNTAVKTNRRKDDRPIKNAYNEVDGTSRSKKESSAEDSGSDTSGSYESSSSAGKKKPSSNRAQVKKQAKSRPEGKKNPSDGPGKSNLDLLLDLDDIPPIGPVMTPSLGGFLTPMTASNASAGDLAAGIELVGPSYIPMKKHELLNKVNGFGLGIEYRFVRSPHLYSSRMVSVELTFTNHGNVELLDIEMGKKPNLPAGMAVNDFAPIGRINPGQTVSGMLGVDFNDSTQPVRVDICSASGSSTVTLKAPVGEMVRSVAIGESTFDSERAKLRGMTEHSCTLQLSDTLSPDDKSLHRAVFEASNVASVVTADPKVPNGLRFLFAGQTMSSKSLVLVVLEKVNTADTDNSFALTVNCEKLVVGSMLLNELKAVLKK